GCTGCACTCTGGTTTCATTGCGGTGGGGTGGATCATCAAAGACGAAAGCAAGTGGGGTAAATATACGTGGCAGGCGGTGGCTTGTGTGGCGGGTGTGAATATCGTTTCTGCACTCTGGGCAGGAGCAAGGCGACTCTAGTGAGATTAGCATACTTTTCGCAAATTTCTGTGTCCATGTGCTGACAACTGGCTATTAGCTTGCTGACAATCGCAAGTATgtacctcctcttctctctcctcttttcttcgccTCGCACAAACCCTACGCTCCCTACGACTGCTCTTCCTAAGCCCCCTCCTTTATTGATCACCATCATTGCGTGTCTTGTGTTGCATCCCATAACGTTAATCGTTGGAGTCGCTTGGAAACGAAGCTTGGAGAGGCAAGGGAGGATTCgattggaggaagatgtggaaagagcggaggagggaagagaaagggaagagagagtgAGGGCGTAAATCCTTTTTTGAGGACAGATGTACGGTAAAGATTCAAGTTGGAATGAGGACGGTATGTAATATTATGCAATCAGATGAGAGGAAGCCATGAAAGTACTACTATCAGTGGCCATAACTCAGAGCAGTTGCGCAAAGACGGGGTGCTTTGTAGTGATTTAGGCAACGACTTTCATCACCAGACAAATCCGGGCTTTCCTTCGTTTTCACAGTAAAGATTGACGCTTGCCAAGTCTATAATGTTTGACATGCTCGATATTCatgtcatcttctctttctctcatcAGTCAACGAACCCGTTCTTTGGCCTTGTCGTGAGTTTATACCACCCCCTTcctgttttttttttttttttttttttttttttttcctgtCGGGCTGCTGTACGATCTTTCATCACCGCAATGATAACTGGAACGGTGTCGCTGTCTTCGTAAAAGTCGGAAAGCACATTAAGCTACTTTAGTTTCGTGTCCTTGGTCGTTTGTTTACAGCCTTGCTTGGAGCGCTAGGTTCAAACGTTGAGATGGCTGAGCTAAAGAATTTGAGAAAACTAAGCCCCTTCGGCCGATGATATATTTTATTTACTCGCAAGGACTACTCCCTACATGTCTTTTCCAGCCCTATGGCTCAAGAGctgactcatctttctcatACTTTCCCTGCATCTTCTACTAGggcctctctcttccctaaCGCCTTTCTGCAAgtcccttttcctcgtcctctctccttcgttcttctctatctctctcttctcgaCGCCTCAAAACTACTTCCCTACCATCCtctcgtcgtcttccttATTCTCCTCCTACTCTGGGTCTATATATACCCTCTTAAGCGGATGAACAACTCACAAGGCGGTAAAGCGTAGAATATTTCCAGCATTCAACTCCTCGAGAACTCCTCATCCCTtgcatccatctccttaCATATTCCTTGGAACTTCGTCTCTCATGCCAAATTCCTTGTGTGCGCTTCGTTTCTCTCGATATATGGGGTATGACGGAAACGTTTATATCTCATTCCACAAGTCGTGCCCAGTGCTGCGCTGCGTATCTTGGTACGAACATGCTCCTGAGATGCATAACTATCGAATGGTACCTGGGCCCCAACATAAATGTCTCACCCTCCTTACACCAGGAAGCACAATCAGTATATACAGCTACATCTTTGAAGCAGGAGAAATGTCGTTTATGATTCGTGAGCGGTTGGAAGAGGCTTTTATGAGAAAATGAAGTTTAAAATTACTCGCGGAAATCGTCTTCCATCGTGGAGATTATCCGGCGAAGGATGACAAGGTGACAGGGACGGATCTTTGCAGAGATGACAGACCTTGGTCATTTAGTTGCTGATTCATCGCCGTCGGGACATTCATGAAGAGGGCATCGTATAATATATTATTAGCTGTATATGACTATTGTAAATAGATAATACTCGGAAATATGGTCATGTGGTCAAtggggaggatgtggaCATTTTGTGAGCTTTGATTTGAGTCCAGATGCGAAGGAGAGGACACCGGATTGTGAAAGATGAATGGAGGGTTGACGGTGTTGGATCTGGTTTGGCAGGTATCTATGCATACAAAAAGATTTGGTCGCCATGTAATCGCGATCGTTGGTAATATCCTATTCCTTTTATTCATTTTTCGGCCCCACATCACCCCGCCACCCCCACCCCAATCGACTTGAACGATCCAATTGACAATGCGGCAAGGTGAAAATTCAGAAAATGATATAACGGGTGGTGGGAAAGTGGTAGATGAGAAATAAAAGGAAGGGTAAAGGAGGGATTAGACAGTGAGTTGATACTCGTACTCGTCGCTGCCGCTTTGCGAGATCCAGAGTATCATGGCTCTAGTTTCCCGGTCAAACTCAGAAGTCAGCTCTATGGGTTTTGGAGGGTGACCAGCGGTGAAGGGGAGGGAAAAGACGTACGAGACCATGATGCCAACATTGGTAGCCACGTTAGCGGCGCCGTAATAGGTGTACCCGGTGTAATCGGGGACAATATATTTGAGAATGAGGACACACTGTAATTCACAAATCCATAAACAACCAATCAGTCAGCCCTTTGTCAGAAgccagaagaaggtgaaagaaaaaagataaagGTGAAGACAGTGGACGTACAAGACTCCCAGCGAGACCGCCGGCCATCAAGGCTACCCcgatgaagaggaccaCCCTTGCACGCCAGGCAGCGGAACCTTCATGTGCCCATGGGtcggaggagaaggcggaggTGAGGTGAGATTTATCGAGGAGGGAGGTTATGATGAACCCAACTGTAATTTTTTGTCAGCTGCGGACTTTTGATAGGTAAAGATGGAGTGGGGACACAGTGGAGGGGCATAGGAAAATTAAGGGGACCGGGACGTACGGGTAGTGCAGATGGCAGGGATCCAGTCGACAAACGCCATGTGTACTGGTACAACATCGTAAGGTGCGTCTGGAGGGGGTTTTGCGTGGGATGAGAGGGTAGCGGCGTCGAACAGGAGGAAATATGAGAGTGCGAACTGCGGGGATTTTGATCCAATGGCAACGTAGAAATATTTACCAGACGTTGTGATCGAGAAAGTGTCGATATAGGATGATGTTATTACAGAATGAAAGTAGTTCATGTTAGCAATAGATCAGGGAAAGATAATGATTGCAAGCCGAGTACGAGAGATTGACATACGAGACCACCGGAGAGGTATGTTCCGACTGAGCGTGCTTTGGGACCGATTTCAAAGTGGGGGACGTTGAAACGGAATACGCGGCGAGGATCGTAGGCCGAGTGTGGAATGGACATGCTGGAGTGTGGGCTGTAGCTGTAGATGTCGTCGTAGATATGGATATGGACGTGGTTATGGATAATGGCTGTCCTCGTTGTCGGTCCGTCACTCGTCATTCGCGAGCCCCCTCAGTCATTACGTAACGACGTCGCCTTCCTAATGTTTACTGGACGCGCCTTGCTTGGTTTCTTGCGTCTCTCAACCAACAATCCTGCAAACGCTACAAGTCCCAGAGGATGGGCATATCAggtctcctccccctcctgaAAGAGGTATCCGTACATGGCCATATCTCAGAGTTTAAGGGCAAAAAGTAAGCACACTTTGAGTATCCTCGGCGTGTATTGTTTAACCCTCACTGACGCGTTTCCCTCAGACTTGCTGTCGATGTACGTGCTCATCACCTGGTAAGATGGTGGAAATAGCTAATTAGGAATGGATAACAGGGGTATGTGTGGCTCCATAAAGGCGCATTCGGCTGTGCAGAGGATCTTgtcaaagggaagaagagcacaAAGTATGTCATTCTTATACCGCAACTTTCCGACGCGTCAAAAAGAAATTATCGACAGAACGCGTCGATCTGAGCCAAGCTGACATCTGATACGTGTAGATTTGTCGAGTATGCAATGTATCGTGTTAGGTTCTTACGGCATCATGGGATAGAACCGTTCTTGGTGTTCGATGGAGGCCCGTTACCTGCAAAGAAGGGAACCGAAGTTTCGCGAGCCAAGTGAGTTCACTTTTACATTCTTTTGATGTTGTCCCCAGGTCCACAGTCCAGCCAGTAGTAACAAGGACTGCATTCAGGACAAGATTGGAGAATTTGGAAAAAGCTAGATCATTAGAAGCGCAAGGTCGAATGAAAGAGGCGAAGGAGGCATATACCCGATGTGTGGACGTCACCCCAGAAATGGCATATCAGCTTATCAAAGTATGTTTCTCTCTACCAAAATATTATACTACCGGTGTTTTTACTAAATTGAGCCTAGGCTTTGAGGGCGGAAAACGTCGATTATGTGGTGGCGCCTTATGAAGCAGACGCGCAGTTATGTTTCCTTGAGCGCGAGGGGTATGTAGATGGGATTATCACTGAAGACTCTGATTTGCTCGTATTTGGGTGTAAAAAGGCAAGTCGAGTATTTCCTCTTTTGTATATCTTGGGCTAACGGTAAGGTTTTCCGGTGGGATACATAGGTCATATTCAAACTTGATAAGGACGGGCAATGTGTTTGGATTCATCGTGATCGGCTGGCGATGGTGAGAGAGTTCCCGATGCATGGGTGGACGGATGTGCATTTCAGGCGAATGGCAGTGAGTTCCGTCTCTCCTTTACtgtttctctttttttgtATCCTAGTGAGGGACATTCTGACATTGTCTGGGTGATAGATGCTTTCAGGGTGTGATTATCTCGATTCGATACCCGGTATCGGTATCAAAACCGCTCACCGTCTTATGCGGCGTTTCAATTCTGTTGAAAAGGCAAGTCCAAGTTCCTAATCCAAGTCCGGTTCCAAGTCAAAGTCGCAAATccaacttcctcttctctaaTTAGACATGACCTTGTGAGCTGATTCATTATGAAACGATAGCTCCTCCAACACATCCGCCTGGAAGGCACTTACCTCGTCCCACCAACATATCTCTCCGATTTTGCCCAAGCCGAACTCGCTTTTCTCTACCAAAGGGTATACGATCCCTCTCTCGGCCGTCTCGTGCATCTAAACCCCCTCCCACCTGCGAGCACTGGTTTCCAACTGGGGGACGAGGGGGAAAAGTGGGTGGGTGTcgatgtggaggaagggcttgcaaggaggatggcgagggGAGATGTTCATCCCGAGACGGGGATGGGGATCGTGGATGCGTGGCCAGAGTTTGCGAGTGGGGCTGAAGGAGCTGGGGGAGCGGAGGAAAAGTGGGGGAGTGGTAGCGGTGTCGGTAATCTGGGAGAGAAGCGACAAGCAAAAGCTGAAGGGGTGCATGTGCAAGGACCGATGGACGCGTTTATTACAAGTACGTCATGTTCAATCTTTTCGCTCGGGTCTTGGGACTGGTATGTGTACGATGGATGATACTAACGTATTGCTTAGGGTACAAGAAACCGAAACATCGCCATCCTAAGCACGACTGTCCTGATTATCTCGACCATTCCAACCGTGAGCAACAACAAATCAAGTCAAAGCTTGCCCCAATCCATCAGCCGGTGGGTACGTACACCTCTGGCGCTTCGCGGCTATCCGATCAACTTGCTCTGCGACCTTTAGCTGAGAATGTTATGGGAGATGGTGAGAGAGGATGTACGGCagaaaaggtggaggtgatgaGCAAGTTTTTTGGGGGAAGGGGCAAGAGGCAGCAGGTTcggaaaaggcaaaaggaagaagtggatggggatgggagtgaagagaagattgaactcaaatgggaagaggaagaagaagaagggggagggCGCATACATTCGCTATCGCATTCTCTGACGTCTACCTCAACACCGACACGTATCCAGCAAGGACGACGGTCACCATCCCCGGCCATATCATCCCTCATCTCTAGCTCACCTCCGGCCCCACCTCGAATTGCAAGCCAGTCTTGCCTTTCCTCCCAAAGCTgttctccttgtccctcaccttctctttccccggtcatctctccttccttttcttcctgctCACGACAAAGGTTTATATCGCAGACGCAATATATCACGAGCCCCCCAGCGGCAGAGTGCTCGTCCCCGCCTGTACTTGATTTCCCATTTTCCTCGCTTGCCGAAGGGGAACAAGTAAAGCAAGAGGTAAACGTGGGGCGGCcgtggaagaaggagacgGAAACGGAAACGTTTGAGCCGGGCTCATCTTTTGGGACTCTTGTACCGCCCACTTCATCCCCTACTGCCCCTCTTCCGCTTTCGCTTTCGCTTTCGTCTACGCTTCCCCCAACCCATCGCCTATCAAATCAGAGGTACGAAGCCGCTGGACATTCTTTGGCTGGTAGTTCTCTCCTCGCGCATAATGAATTCGGTCTACGGCCTCGTTCATCTGCCCCGCCTTGCGCCCAGTCTCAATCGCTACTCCACAGTGTGAACGCGGTGAAAGGTAGTCAACCAGACTTTGAAGATGGCAACAAGCACGACAGGGGATCCTCTCCAGATATGGGTGGGGCGGATGATGACAATGGACAAGGGCAGATCAAGGATGCGGATAagagcgaggagagcgagaaggaagaggagaggaaggagaaggccaagattGTTGGAGGTTCCTGGCGCGCAAAGTGGGCCTTTGGTGGTGGTCTTGAGATGAATGGTACCCCCAAGATGGGTGCTGGGGCCAGGGGGGTACGATCGCAGACGCCAAAGACGGTGCCGGTCCAGAAGGTAGGCGCAGGGGGCATGCGAGCCGTGAGTTCGACTTTGAGTTTGGTGAAAAGACGGGAGGCTATGAGTGTAGGGGGGAGTTCGAGGGTGTTGAAGAATCGGCCGGTGAATGTCGTTTTCCCCAGGGGAGAGGAAAGCGAAGCGGCGAGGTTTGGATTGGCAACACCGACTCGTGCACCGTCAGTGGCGTCCGTATCAGCATCAAGGAAGGTAGAGACGGGATCGATGGCGGTAGAGGGGAatgggatggagatgaagatgaaggtggcGGTCAAGCAGtttggatttggaaggGGCGGAAGGGAAGGACATGAGGATGATAAGGGCGGggctggagaagaagagcaagtagaggaggaaggtgaaggagaggaaataGGGTCGTTCACTCCTTCGCCGGAACGAAAGCCGTTATTTCCCCGTTTCTCTGTTGGCGGCGGTGCGCCTCCTCGTTCATTATCGCCTCGAAATTCGCCAAACGATATTCCTACCGCTGTCagccatccatccatctcccgCTCTCGTCTCAAATCGAATTATAATACCATCTCCAGCATCGCCTTGAAAGATACTCCTCAAGGGGAGCAGaagcaaaggcaaaggcaggcgaagcagcagcaggcaAGACCGGGACTCTGCTTTGTGCGGCGCGATCAAGATGGCAGTGATGATGTGGACGAGAATACATGTCGGCGAATGAGCCAGTCGGGTAGGGAGAAGACCCCTGTATCAGGGACGACGTTGGGGAGGTTGGAAAGGTACAGGTTTGAAAAGGTGACCGTTCGAAAGTGACCTGTCGATAGGAGCGTACTAGTTTCTTGTTGTTATCGAAATACGATGTGTATACATAGGTGCATATCCAACACGATCTTGTAGGCGATGCATGTGTATTAGGAAATTTATAcatgatgggaagaggatatggggtttttttttcggcGGTATCGGGCATCGGGCGGGGAAGGAAAGCCGGGTACGGCGATGTCCGCTTCCGTCCTTTCGTCTCTTCGTCACCGGTGTGGATAATCCATCTTCGTTTCGTCGTCTCTCTCAGTTCTTTCCAAACCAATAACACCAACCGCCAGCACGCTCGAGATGAGGCCTTCATTACTCCTTAGGGCGACGCATTACAAGCCCATGATCAAGTTCTTGGGACCGAGAAAAAATATCCAACATCGTGAGTTTGGGTTTTCCCCTGATTGGTATGGCATGTCGCTAACCGGCCGAATCTTTGTAGCGCCGCATAAACCGGCTCCTCATCCGTGTGCTCCTACCGAGGTTCAAGAATCCTTccaatccttcctctccaagctCAACTCTTCGCCGtcgccatcatcgtcgccgtcgccgtcatcgtcgtcgtctcCTTCATCGTCGAGTGGATCTGGGGGCGCCGGATTGTCAAGTTTGGAGAGCACGTTCAAGCCGACGGGGAAAAAGGTGGATTACGAAAACTATTGGGAAGCGCCGACGTATTTGTGGGTCCAAAAGGAAGTGAcagagagggagatggagtCTGTGATGGTGGGTGATGTTTTATCTctaaaaaagaagagaagacatGACATGGGAAGCTGACGATGCTCGC
This window of the Cryptococcus neoformans var. neoformans B-3501A chromosome 2, whole genome shotgun sequence genome carries:
- a CDS encoding hypothetical protein (HMMPfam hit to UPF0220, Uncharacterised protein family (UPF0220), score: 117.5, E(): 3e-32), which encodes MSIPHSAYDPRRVFRFNVPHFEIGPKARSVGTYLSGGLFALSYFLLFDAATLSSHAKPPPDAPYDVVPVHMAFVDWIPAICTTLGFIITSLLDKSHLTSAFSSDPWAHEGSAAWRARVVLFIGVALMAGGLAGSLCVLILKYIVPDYTGYTYYGAANVATNVGIMVSYVFSLPFTAGHPPKPIELTSEFDRETRAMILWISQSGSDEYEYQLTV
- a CDS encoding hypothetical protein (HMMPfam hit to XPG_I, XPG I-region, score: 117.4, E(): 3.4e-32; HMMPfam hit to XPG_N, XPG N-terminal domain, score: 107.3, E(): 3.7e-29), which produces MGISGLLPLLKEVSVHGHISEFKGKKLAVDGYVWLHKGAFGCAEDLVKGKKSTKFVEYAMYRVRFLRHHGIEPFLVFDGGPLPAKKGTEVSRAKTRLENLEKARSLEAQGRMKEAKEAYTRCVDVTPEMAYQLIKALRAENVDYVVAPYEADAQLCFLEREGYVDGIITEDSDLLVFGCKKASRVIFKLDKDGQCVWIHRDRLAMVREFPMHGWTDVHFRRMAMLSGCDYLDSIPGIGIKTAHRLMRRFNSVEKLLQHIRLEGTYLVPPTYLSDFAQAELAFLYQRVYDPSLGRLVHLNPLPPASTGFQLGDEGEKWVGVDVEEGLARRMARGDVHPETGMGIVDAWPEFASGAEGAGGAEEKWGSGSGVGNLGEKRQAKAEGVHVQGPMDAFITRYKKPKHRHPKHDCPDYLDHSNREQQQIKSKLAPIHQPVGTYTSGASRLSDQLALRPLAENVMGDGERGCTAEKVEVMSKFFGGRGKRQQVRKRQKEEVDGDGSEEKIELKWEEEEEEGGGRIHSLSHSLTSTSTPTRIQQGRRSPSPAISSLISSSPPAPPRIASQSCLSSQSCSPCPSPSLSPVISPSFSSCSRQRFISQTQYITSPPAAECSSPPVLDFPFSSLAEGEQVKQEVNVGRPWKKETETETFEPGSSFGTLVPPTSSPTAPLPLSLSLSSTLPPTHRLSNQRYEAAGHSLAGSSLLAHNEFGLRPRSSAPPCAQSQSLLHSVNAVKGSQPDFEDGNKHDRGSSPDMGGADDDNGQGQIKDADKSEESEKEEERKEKAKIVGGSWRAKWAFGGGLEMNGTPKMGAGARGVRSQTPKTVPVQKVGAGGMRAVSSTLSLVKRREAMSVGGSSRVLKNRPVNVVFPRGEESEAARFGLATPTRAPSVASVSASRKVETGSMAVEGNGMEMKMKVAVKQFGFGRGGREGHEDDKGGAGEEEQVEEEGEGEEIGSFTPSPERKPLFPRFSVGGGAPPRSLSPRNSPNDIPTAVSHPSISRSRLKSNYNTISSIALKDTPQGEQKQRQRQAKQQQARPGLCFVRRDQDGSDDVDENTCRRMSQSGREKTPVSGTTLGRLERYRFEKVTVRK
- a CDS encoding hypothetical protein (Match to EST gb|CF192320.1|CF192320) codes for the protein MRPSLLLRATHYKPMIKFLGPRKNIQHPPHKPAPHPCAPTEVQESFQSFLSKLNSSPSPSSSPSPSSSSSPSSSSGSGGAGLSSLESTFKPTGKKVDYENYWEAPTYLWVQKEVTEREMESVMSGGATDIRTGP